CCGCCAACATCTGGCGCGGCATTCCCTTCGTCGCGATCTCGCTGCTGGCGGGCCTGCAGACCATCTCGCCATCGCTCTACGAGGCCGCGATGCTCGACGGGGCCAGCGCCTGGCAGCGCTTCCGCTACATCACCTTCCCGATGATGATGCCGATCCTCGCCATCGTCATGACCTTTTCGATCATCTTCACCTTCACCGACTTCCAGCTCGTCTACGCCATCACCCGCGGCGGGCCGGTCAACTCGACGCACCTCTTGGCCACCCTCGCCTTCCAGCGCGGGATTGCCGGCGGCGAGCTCGGCGAGGGTGCGGCGATCGCGGTGTCGATGGTCCCGTTCCTGGTGTTCGCGACACTGTTCTCCTATTTCGGCCTCGCGCGGCGCAAATGGCAGCAGGGAGAAGGCAATGACTGACACCGCCGCGCAACCGGCCGCCGTCGCCAACGCCGCGCCCGACACGATGGCCTGGGATTCCGGGCTGCGGCGGATGATGATGATCTACCTGCCGCTCGGCTGCTTCGTCCTGATCCTGCTGTTTCCGTTCTACTGGATGGCGATCACCTCGTTCAAGCCGAACGCGGAGCTGATGAACTACAAGGACCACAACCCGTTCTGGATATCTTCGCCGACGCTCGCCCACATCAAGCATCTGCTGTTCGACACCGCCTATCCGCGCTGGCTGAAGACGACGATGCTGGTCGCGATCGGCTCGACCACGCTGTCGCTGATCGCCAGCACGCTCGCGGCCTACGCGATCGAGCGCTTGCGCTTCCGCGGCAGCCCCTATGTCGGCCTCGGCATCTATCTCGCCTATCTGGTGCCGCCGTCGATCCTGTTCATTCCGCTCGCCACCGTTGTGGTGCAGTTCGGCCTGTTCGACAGCCCGATGGCGCTGATCCTGGTCTATCCGACCTTCCTGGTGCCGTTCTGCACGTGGCTCCTGATCGGCTATTTCAAGTCGATCCCCTATGAGCTCGAGGAATGCGCGCTGGTCGACGGCGCGACGCGGCTGCAGATCCTGCGGCGGATCACATTGCCGCTCGCCGTGCCCGGCCTGATCTCGGCCGGCATCTTCTCCTTCACGCTGTCCTGGAACGAGTTCATCTACGCGCTCGCCTTCATCCAGAGCGGCGCCAACAAGACCGTACCGGTCGCGATCCTGACCGAGCTCGTCACCGGCGACGTCTATCAGTGGGGGGCGTTGATGGCGGGATCGCTGCTCGGCTCGCTGCCGGTTGCGATCTTCTATTCGTTGTTCGTCGATTACTACGTGTCCTCGCTGACCGGCGCGGTAAAGGAGTAGCAAGCGCCTGCGCCGTTTGGCCCGCCTTCACAATACTGCAATACGCGATCCGCATAAGACGGCCTCCGCCAACAGGAGACGCACATGCGCGCGACCTTTCTTGCCTCTGTCGCAACCGTCCTTCTCGCCGCGAGCGCCGCGCTCGCGCAGAATGAAGGCGAATTCCCCGCCAAGCTCGCCGGCCACGTCGTGATGCCGGCCGAATCCTTCATCGACGCGCCGGCGGATGCGCCCGCCGATCTCAAGACCTCGGGCAAATACACCACGGGCAAGCGCGTCGACGCGCTCGGCACCGTGATGGGCAAGTCCGCCGAGCGGCCAACCGGCGTGTCGCTGCCGTTCAAGGGCCAGCCGCTGCAGGGCCATTCCGGCATCAAGTCGATGGGCGACGGCACCTTCTGGGTCATCACCGACAACGGCATGGGCGCCCGCGCCAACTCGCCGGATTCGATGCTGTATCTCAACCGCTACAAGATGGATTGGGCCAGCGGCAAGATCGAGCGGCTGGAGACCGTCTTCCTGCACGATCCGGACAGGAAAGTCCCGTTCCGCATCGTGCACGAGGATACGCAGAAGCGCTACCTCACCGGGTCCGATTTCGACACCGAAGGCTTCCAGATCATCGGCGATGTCTTCTGGATCGGCGACGAGTTCGGCCCTTACATCCTGAAGGCCGACAAGACCGGCAAGATCCTCGGCGTATTCGAGACTGTCGCCGACGGCAAGCCGGTGCGCTCGCCCGATCACTGGGCGGTGCAGACGCCGGGCGCGCCGGGTGCGACCTACACCAACGTCAATCTGCGCCGCTCCAAGGGCTATGAAGGCTTCGCGTCCTCGAAGGACGGCAAGTTCCTCTACGGCCTGCTCGAGGGCCCGCTGTGGGACGCCGACAAAAAGGACTGGGAGAAGGTCGACGGCAAGGAAGCTTCCCGCATCCTCGAATTCGACGTCGCCGCAGAGAAATTCACTGGCCGCTACTGGCAATATGTGTTCGAGCAGAACGGCAACGCCATCGGCGACTTCAACATGATCGATCCGAGTGCCGGTCTCGTCATCGAGCGCGACAACGGCGAAGGCACGCCCGACAAGGCCTGTCCGCAAGACACCCGCGGCGAGAACTGCTTCCCTGACGTCGCCAAGTTCAAGCGCATCTACAAGATCGAGCTGTCGGATGCCAATGTCGGCAAGCCCGTGCGCAAGATCGGCTATATCGACCTCTTGAAGATCAAGGATCCCGACAACAAGGCGAAGAAGCCGCTCAACGACGGCGTCTACACTTTCCCGTTCTTCACCATCGAAAACGTCGATCGCGTCGACGAGACCCACATCATCGTCGGCAACGACAACAACCTGCCGTTCTCGTCGAGCCGCGATCCCAACAAGGCCGACGATGACGAGTTCATGCTGCTCGCGGTCGCCGAGTTCCTGAAGGCGAAGTAAGCGCTCCGCTCTCTCAACACGGTCATCGCCCGCCTTCGACCGGGCGATCCAGTACGCCGTGACATATCTAGGATACGGAGATGGCTCGGGTACTGGATGCCCCGCCTGCCGCCTACGCTAAAGCTTCGGCGGCCCAAGAGCGTAAGCCCCGGCGAAGCCTTGGCGTAGCCGGGTCGCGGGGCATGACAATGGAAAGAGCTACCTCACCGTAAACTGCTGCCCTAACCCGCTGGCACGATCACCATGCCCTTGTCCTTCGGCCAGCGGATGCGCCAGGCGAAGTTGATGTCCCGGGCCTCGCCGGGCTTGGCGTCGAACGACCATTCGAGCACGCCGCGCCTGTCGCGGATATTGCTTGCGGTCGGTGGCGTGGTCGAGGGCAGCATCTCGACGACGATGTCCTCGCTCTCGCTGACCGGCAACTGATCCTCGATCGCGACGCGAATCGGGAAGTCATGACCGTTGCGGATGGTGGTCTTGAACGCGCGCTCGTCGGTCTTCGACGTCATGACGAGGAGGCCGGACGAGCCCTCGTTGCGCCTGAGCATGGCGCGCTCGATCTTGACCTTGTCGTCGGCGCCGAAGCCGAGCCGCACGGTCTCCTCCCTGGCCGAGGCCGAGATCCTGCCGCGGCCGACGAAGACGCCGTCGCGATAGATCGCGACCTTGCCCGGCAGCAGCGTCGCCTCGTCGGTCTGCTTGAAGCTCGCTTCGAGGAAGGTGGTCGGATCCAGCACCGGCGCGGCGCGGACGGCGAGATCGGCGGGCACGGTCATCGCGGCGATGCGCAGGCTCTTGGCGCCCTCCGCGGCGCCGAGGCTGACGCGCCCGGGAATCTTGAACGTCGCCTGGTAATCGCCGATCTCGGCGACGGCTTGCTGCTCATCGGCCCGCTCGCGCGGCTCCGCCGCTTCGGCGATCTTGGCTATTGCCGGCGATTGCGCCTGGCGCGCCATCGGCGCGGGCCGCGCCAGGTCGGAGACCGTGCCCAGCGCCTGCGGCTTCGGCACTTGAGGATATTGCGCGATCAGCGAGTTCAGCTCCGGCGCGCTGCCGCCGCGGCCGATGCGAACGGTGGAGACCCCGAGCGTGACATTGGACCAGTCCTCGCCGGTCGATTGCGTGACCTCGGCGCGGCGGACCAGCTCGAGCTGCGGCTTGCGGTCCTTGGCGCCGGTATCGAGCCGGGCGTCATAGAGCGGCACCCAGCGCGCGTTGCGGACGGCATAGGTCACCCGCAGCGTCGCCTTCGTTGCAGCCGCGGCGGCAACGTCGATCCGCACCTCGAGCTTGCTCGGCGGCTTGGCGGAGCGCTCGGC
The DNA window shown above is from Bradyrhizobium sp. CB1650 and carries:
- a CDS encoding carbohydrate ABC transporter permease, whose protein sequence is MTDTAAQPAAVANAAPDTMAWDSGLRRMMMIYLPLGCFVLILLFPFYWMAITSFKPNAELMNYKDHNPFWISSPTLAHIKHLLFDTAYPRWLKTTMLVAIGSTTLSLIASTLAAYAIERLRFRGSPYVGLGIYLAYLVPPSILFIPLATVVVQFGLFDSPMALILVYPTFLVPFCTWLLIGYFKSIPYELEECALVDGATRLQILRRITLPLAVPGLISAGIFSFTLSWNEFIYALAFIQSGANKTVPVAILTELVTGDVYQWGALMAGSLLGSLPVAIFYSLFVDYYVSSLTGAVKE
- a CDS encoding esterase-like activity of phytase family protein translates to MRATFLASVATVLLAASAALAQNEGEFPAKLAGHVVMPAESFIDAPADAPADLKTSGKYTTGKRVDALGTVMGKSAERPTGVSLPFKGQPLQGHSGIKSMGDGTFWVITDNGMGARANSPDSMLYLNRYKMDWASGKIERLETVFLHDPDRKVPFRIVHEDTQKRYLTGSDFDTEGFQIIGDVFWIGDEFGPYILKADKTGKILGVFETVADGKPVRSPDHWAVQTPGAPGATYTNVNLRRSKGYEGFASSKDGKFLYGLLEGPLWDADKKDWEKVDGKEASRILEFDVAAEKFTGRYWQYVFEQNGNAIGDFNMIDPSAGLVIERDNGEGTPDKACPQDTRGENCFPDVAKFKRIYKIELSDANVGKPVRKIGYIDLLKIKDPDNKAKKPLNDGVYTFPFFTIENVDRVDETHIIVGNDNNLPFSSSRDPNKADDDEFMLLAVAEFLKAK
- a CDS encoding mucoidy inhibitor MuiA family protein, yielding MRIIAQCLATTSLVLVTTAAALPVWAADVDATSAIDTVTVYPDGASVTRVIALDLSSGDSTLIARDFPLSLDPSSLRVEGEAGAKLTIGTIDARPPRATPPVNLPELDKRIEALKDQRADLQGAIDAATARRKFAQHFAEASPAGLGDKGEARPITEWRAAFVAVAEEIAAADTMIRDAARKQREIDRQIAQLEAERSAKPPSKLEVRIDVAAAAATKATLRVTYAVRNARWVPLYDARLDTGAKDRKPQLELVRRAEVTQSTGEDWSNVTLGVSTVRIGRGGSAPELNSLIAQYPQVPKPQALGTVSDLARPAPMARQAQSPAIAKIAEAAEPRERADEQQAVAEIGDYQATFKIPGRVSLGAAEGAKSLRIAAMTVPADLAVRAAPVLDPTTFLEASFKQTDEATLLPGKVAIYRDGVFVGRGRISASAREETVRLGFGADDKVKIERAMLRRNEGSSGLLVMTSKTDERAFKTTIRNGHDFPIRVAIEDQLPVSESEDIVVEMLPSTTPPTASNIRDRRGVLEWSFDAKPGEARDINFAWRIRWPKDKGMVIVPAG